The following coding sequences are from one Paenibacillus sp. FSL R5-0912 window:
- a CDS encoding aminotransferase class I/II-fold pyridoxal phosphate-dependent enzyme, translated as MDQHVTPLFTALKKHAAGNPVQFHIPGHKKGLGTDAEFREFIGDNALSIDLINIAPLDDLHQPTGVILEAQKLAAEAFGADYTYFSVQGTSNAIMTMILSVCSEGDKIIVPRNIHKSVMSAIIFSGAKPIFVSPVQDENLGIDHGITTSSLERALRRHPDAKGVLVINPTYFGVCADLRSIVDLAHSYGVPVLVDEAHGVLIHFHEELPVSAMQAGADMAATSVHKLGGSMTQSSVLNLNAKTGLVNPQRVQTILSMLTTTSTSYILLASLDTSRRNLALNGHEMASRTIALSNYARDAINSIEGLYSFGKEILGTEATFNLDPTKLNIHVRHLGITGYETENWLRQKYNIEVELSDMYNILCLITPGDTQESVDKLLAALRVLSAIHYSKGEIYEMKVQVPNIPQLALIPRDAFYADTQLVPFRESAGYIIAEFIYVYPPGIPILLPGEVITQDNIDYIIDHVEIGLPVKGPEDRSITNIKVIVEAEPIS; from the coding sequence ATGGATCAACATGTAACTCCCCTCTTCACAGCTCTCAAAAAGCATGCCGCCGGAAACCCAGTTCAATTTCATATTCCGGGACATAAGAAGGGGCTAGGGACCGATGCCGAATTCCGTGAGTTTATCGGCGATAACGCTCTATCCATAGATTTGATCAATATTGCACCGCTTGATGATCTTCATCAGCCCACCGGGGTTATTCTTGAAGCTCAGAAGCTGGCTGCAGAGGCCTTCGGCGCCGATTACACGTATTTCAGTGTACAAGGCACGAGCAATGCCATCATGACTATGATCCTCTCTGTCTGCTCAGAAGGAGATAAAATTATTGTGCCGCGCAATATTCACAAATCAGTGATGTCGGCCATTATTTTCTCCGGAGCCAAGCCTATTTTCGTCTCTCCTGTACAGGATGAGAATCTTGGGATAGACCACGGCATAACCACAAGCTCGCTCGAACGGGCTTTGAGGCGCCATCCGGATGCCAAAGGTGTCCTCGTTATCAATCCGACGTATTTTGGCGTGTGCGCCGACCTGCGTTCGATTGTCGACCTGGCCCACAGTTACGGGGTTCCCGTACTTGTGGACGAGGCACATGGAGTATTGATTCATTTTCATGAGGAATTACCGGTATCGGCCATGCAGGCCGGTGCGGATATGGCAGCAACCAGCGTGCATAAACTGGGTGGCTCCATGACGCAGAGCTCGGTACTCAATCTCAATGCCAAGACAGGTCTTGTTAACCCTCAGCGGGTACAAACCATTCTCAGCATGCTGACCACAACTTCAACTTCATATATTCTGCTTGCTTCTCTGGATACCTCCAGACGTAATCTGGCGCTAAACGGCCATGAGATGGCATCCAGAACCATTGCCTTATCCAACTACGCCCGGGATGCCATTAACAGCATTGAAGGCTTGTACAGCTTCGGCAAAGAAATTCTCGGTACAGAGGCTACCTTCAATCTCGATCCGACCAAGCTTAACATTCACGTCCGCCATCTGGGCATTACCGGATACGAAACCGAGAACTGGCTGCGCCAGAAGTATAACATCGAAGTAGAACTCAGCGACATGTATAATATTCTTTGCCTGATTACCCCTGGAGATACCCAGGAATCGGTAGATAAGTTATTAGCCGCGCTGCGCGTGCTCTCAGCGATTCATTACAGCAAAGGTGAGATCTATGAGATGAAGGTACAGGTGCCGAATATCCCTCAGCTGGCCCTGATTCCCCGAGATGCCTTCTACGCCGATACACAGCTGGTTCCCTTCCGGGAGTCTGCAGGCTACATTATTGCAGAATTTATCTATGTTTATCCGCCGGGCATCCCGATTCTTCTCCCTGGTGAAGTTATTACCCAAGATAACATTGACTATATCATCGACCATGTGGAAATCGGCCTGCCGGTCAAAGGCCCTGAGGACCGCAGCATCACCAACATCAAAGTAATTGTTGAGGCTGAGCCTATTTCTTAA
- a CDS encoding NUDIX hydrolase has protein sequence MSMPTHIVAVGGIVKNELGEILLVRTFKGGWVFPGGQVEAGENLMEALTREIQEESGILTVVDRLIGVYSNTGMYKGHDGVTDVPTKVMLDYVCRPIGGALATSDETSESCWISRDKVLEMITSPAIRTRYEAYLAFDGTVAYMAYQTKPEFIVSLSRKI, from the coding sequence ATGTCTATGCCTACTCATATTGTCGCGGTCGGAGGGATTGTAAAGAATGAACTGGGAGAAATTTTGCTGGTCCGAACGTTTAAGGGCGGCTGGGTGTTCCCCGGCGGGCAGGTGGAGGCAGGTGAGAATCTTATGGAAGCGCTAACCCGTGAAATACAGGAGGAAAGTGGCATCCTCACTGTTGTTGACCGGCTGATCGGCGTGTATTCCAATACGGGGATGTACAAAGGGCATGACGGTGTAACCGATGTTCCGACCAAAGTGATGTTGGACTATGTGTGCCGGCCAATCGGCGGGGCATTAGCAACATCGGATGAAACATCGGAGAGCTGCTGGATCAGCCGGGATAAAGTGCTTGAGATGATTACTAGTCCCGCTATCCGCACCCGTTATGAAGCTTATCTGGCGTTTGACGGTACAGTTGCTTATATGGCCTATCAGACCAAGCCTGAATTTATAGTTAGTCTAAGCAGGAAGATATAA
- a CDS encoding SU10 major capsid protein, with amino-acid sequence MLKTSNLTAGEKISLVNEITKIGIQDTPLTSLLMAKGLVGKANGTVQTWREKSLDTTDDISVVEGNESPVFYESGRAELNNILQIFQKGASISGTANAINVSGQGNLFSGEVADRLLEVKVAMEKAITSGARNDGSLTPFIRKMDGIEKWAHTSNVLTGAASGVITEDEIKATVKKLWDQGNQSGQYFALVNADLKEQVDALYKDKYSYIAQQNVFGLIVDIVRTNYGSVNFVLSRHAAANKMTIFDASALALDYLRQPEFEALAKTGDSIRGLVTAEATLRVGSKKAVAQYTLKA; translated from the coding sequence ATGCTTAAAACTTCGAATCTAACTGCTGGCGAGAAAATTAGTTTGGTCAATGAAATTACAAAAATCGGTATCCAGGACACTCCACTGACTTCCCTATTGATGGCTAAAGGACTTGTAGGCAAAGCAAACGGTACTGTTCAGACATGGAGAGAAAAGTCACTCGATACTACTGATGATATCAGTGTTGTTGAAGGTAATGAATCCCCTGTTTTCTATGAATCGGGTCGTGCTGAACTCAATAACATTCTGCAAATCTTCCAGAAAGGGGCTTCCATTAGCGGAACAGCAAACGCAATCAATGTTTCTGGTCAGGGTAATCTATTCTCTGGTGAAGTGGCTGACCGTTTGCTTGAAGTTAAAGTAGCAATGGAGAAAGCAATCACTTCTGGTGCTCGTAATGATGGTTCCCTGACTCCTTTCATTCGTAAGATGGATGGTATTGAGAAGTGGGCGCATACTTCTAACGTTTTAACAGGTGCAGCAAGCGGTGTAATTACCGAAGATGAAATCAAAGCAACAGTTAAAAAGTTGTGGGATCAGGGTAATCAATCCGGTCAATACTTCGCACTGGTTAACGCTGATCTGAAAGAACAAGTAGATGCTCTGTACAAAGATAAATACAGTTACATTGCACAGCAAAATGTCTTCGGTTTGATTGTAGACATTGTGAGAACCAATTACGGTTCGGTTAACTTTGTTCTGTCCCGTCATGCAGCCGCTAACAAGATGACAATCTTTGATGCGAGTGCTCTTGCCCTTGACTACTTGCGTCAACCTGAGTTTGAAGCACTTGCTAAAACCGGAGATAGTATCCGTGGTTTGGTTACTGCTGAAGCAACTCTTCGTGTAGGTTCCAAGAAAGCCGTTGCCCAGTACACTCTGAAAGCCTAA
- a CDS encoding GNAT family N-acetyltransferase has product MAVEIVHVTTEEQLQMALAIRHKVFVEEQKVPAEEEIDEYDVIGDNAHHFLLKDNGEPAATGRLIYYKAEIAKMQRIAVHEQYRSKGFGRILLLAMEGHARELGLVASILDAQCHAEAFYSKLGYEVISPEPFYDAGILHVRMQKTL; this is encoded by the coding sequence ATGGCAGTGGAAATCGTACATGTCACTACAGAGGAGCAGCTCCAGATGGCGCTTGCGATCCGCCATAAGGTATTTGTGGAGGAACAGAAGGTGCCGGCCGAAGAGGAAATTGATGAATACGATGTGATCGGAGACAATGCGCATCATTTCCTGCTTAAGGACAACGGTGAGCCGGCAGCTACAGGAAGACTGATTTATTACAAGGCAGAGATTGCTAAAATGCAGCGGATTGCTGTTCACGAGCAATACCGTTCCAAGGGTTTCGGACGGATCCTGCTGCTCGCTATGGAGGGGCACGCCCGTGAACTCGGCCTGGTAGCCTCAATTCTCGATGCACAGTGTCATGCAGAAGCCTTTTACAGCAAACTGGGCTATGAAGTGATTTCCCCGGAGCCCTTCTATGATGCCGGTATTCTTCACGTGAGAATGCAGAAAACGCTGTAA
- a CDS encoding NUDIX hydrolase: MIVTLHESGWPEPGMGLKYVVIVMKQGEDWILVRHRERSTWEFAGGHIEAGESPDEAAARELYEETGVEAYKLYPLGVYSVRSEEVPASYGMLYFAAVDKFGPLPPYEMEEIRRFREIPEAVTYPGIYPTLIARVTEYTKQLS; this comes from the coding sequence ATGATCGTAACTTTGCATGAATCCGGGTGGCCTGAGCCCGGGATGGGTCTGAAATATGTTGTGATTGTCATGAAGCAGGGGGAGGACTGGATTCTGGTGCGGCACCGCGAGCGGTCTACATGGGAATTTGCCGGAGGACATATTGAAGCAGGAGAGAGTCCTGATGAAGCTGCCGCCAGGGAACTGTATGAGGAAACAGGCGTTGAGGCGTACAAGTTATACCCTCTAGGCGTATATTCGGTCAGAAGTGAAGAAGTACCTGCGAGCTACGGGATGCTGTACTTTGCAGCTGTAGATAAGTTCGGCCCCCTGCCCCCATATGAAATGGAGGAGATTCGCAGATTCAGAGAAATTCCGGAAGCGGTTACGTATCCCGGGATATATCCCACGCTTATCGCGAGAGTAACTGAATATACCAAGCAGCTGAGCTAG
- a CDS encoding creatininase family protein: MNVEYGKLTFLEIKQKVAEGYMAIIPTGCTEQQGPHSTVDFDIWLATELSIEAATMANLSYGVKSLVIPTIPFGPTPEHRNYGYGYIDIPQKVYEDVIYAVLVSLAGQGFRQLVIMRGCGGHMLNQVAVKFNQEYAGKAIVHIPHHPFHEVWCTHADPHIPGGHADSFTTSLGLYKHPECIREELIENPDSSEPDWDDPGLDFTNYSATGVIGDPTHASEELGRKLWKGSVEAIAAELQKIAGQAAEIREAVMET; this comes from the coding sequence ATGAACGTAGAATATGGGAAGTTAACTTTTCTGGAGATTAAGCAAAAAGTAGCCGAAGGCTATATGGCTATTATTCCAACCGGCTGCACGGAGCAGCAGGGGCCGCATTCGACGGTGGATTTTGATATCTGGTTGGCCACCGAGCTGTCTATTGAGGCAGCAACTATGGCAAATCTGAGCTACGGTGTGAAGTCGCTGGTAATTCCGACGATTCCGTTTGGTCCTACTCCCGAGCACCGTAATTACGGATATGGCTACATCGACATCCCGCAGAAGGTATATGAGGATGTGATTTATGCGGTTCTGGTTTCACTGGCCGGCCAGGGGTTCAGGCAGCTCGTGATTATGCGCGGCTGCGGTGGACATATGCTGAACCAGGTCGCTGTGAAATTCAATCAGGAGTATGCAGGAAAAGCCATAGTTCATATTCCGCATCATCCGTTCCATGAGGTCTGGTGCACACATGCCGATCCACATATTCCGGGTGGTCATGCCGACAGCTTCACCACATCACTGGGGCTCTACAAACATCCCGAGTGCATCCGTGAGGAGCTGATTGAGAATCCCGACAGCAGTGAACCGGATTGGGATGATCCCGGACTCGACTTCACCAACTACTCGGCAACGGGTGTCATTGGTGATCCAACTCATGCCAGCGAAGAATTAGGACGCAAGCTGTGGAAGGGCTCTGTAGAAGCTATAGCAGCCGAACTGCAGAAAATTGCTGGACAGGCTGCTGAGATTCGTGAGGCTGTAATGGAAACGTAG
- a CDS encoding DUF1292 domain-containing protein, whose amino-acid sequence MSDHKHEHGHEHGEACGCGHDHDHEHEEFVLTLTNEQGEDVEMVLVETFDVGEKLYALLLERENPEADGIILRMEEEDEEMVLYNIEDEAEWKAVEEAYNELLAQQE is encoded by the coding sequence ATGAGCGATCACAAACATGAGCATGGCCATGAACATGGTGAAGCATGCGGTTGCGGACATGATCACGACCATGAGCACGAGGAGTTTGTGCTGACCTTGACGAACGAGCAGGGCGAAGATGTAGAGATGGTGCTGGTAGAAACGTTTGACGTAGGCGAGAAGTTATACGCACTGCTGCTCGAGCGCGAAAACCCTGAAGCAGACGGCATCATTCTGCGTATGGAAGAAGAAGACGAAGAAATGGTACTCTACAACATTGAAGATGAAGCTGAATGGAAAGCTGTTGAAGAAGCTTACAACGAGCTGCTGGCCCAGCAAGAATAG
- a CDS encoding tyrosine-type recombinase/integrase: MLMKFGLVEFRQDREYRNVSDRTLAAYMAEMSKFHEYCINNEIINVEDCTASLVKQYLLAAKEKGNNPTTINTKLHILKIFFNYFESEMELFTPKTNPTKRITFAKENVKIEVFTDEQLKQMLRFYQKLKFRDKSLYSYRDYFLIIFLIGSACRLGETVNLRWSDVDLTNQIITVNGKKKVASSIPMTDKLKREFVEYRMFAEKYFPSLPEYVFTDRDGKQLTDNALKMVFKHLKAIMNFKNVRLSAHTFRHTAAHRMIVSGCDIGTVQKILRHTNVSMTLRYFALWGTALAEQNEKYNPLNSIDI; this comes from the coding sequence ATGCTTATGAAGTTTGGATTGGTTGAGTTTCGCCAGGATCGCGAATATCGCAATGTATCTGATCGTACCCTTGCCGCTTATATGGCCGAAATGAGTAAATTCCATGAGTACTGTATCAATAATGAAATTATTAATGTTGAAGACTGTACAGCATCCCTAGTTAAGCAGTATCTCCTTGCTGCTAAGGAAAAAGGTAATAATCCCACGACTATAAACACCAAGTTGCATATCCTCAAAATATTCTTTAATTACTTTGAATCTGAAATGGAACTCTTCACCCCTAAAACTAATCCTACAAAACGAATTACCTTCGCCAAAGAGAACGTGAAAATTGAAGTGTTTACAGATGAACAACTTAAGCAGATGCTTCGGTTTTATCAGAAATTGAAATTCCGTGATAAATCCCTCTACTCCTATCGTGACTACTTTCTAATCATCTTCCTAATCGGTTCTGCCTGTCGTTTAGGCGAAACTGTAAATTTGAGGTGGTCAGATGTTGATCTTACAAATCAAATCATCACTGTTAATGGAAAAAAGAAAGTAGCCAGCAGCATTCCAATGACGGACAAATTAAAGCGTGAATTTGTTGAATACCGAATGTTTGCGGAAAAGTACTTCCCTTCTCTCCCTGAGTATGTTTTTACAGACAGAGACGGAAAGCAACTTACTGATAATGCTTTAAAAATGGTATTCAAACATCTAAAAGCAATCATGAACTTCAAAAATGTGAGATTATCTGCCCATACATTCAGACATACAGCAGCCCACCGCATGATTGTTTCAGGTTGTGATATCGGAACTGTGCAGAAAATCCTCAGGCATACCAACGTCTCCATGACGTTACGCTATTTTGCTCTTTGGGGAACGGCTCTGGCTGAACAAAATGAGAAATACAATCCATTAAACTCGATTGATATATAA
- a CDS encoding site-2 protease family protein translates to MRLLPENKQVKKSSGIMGWLGSAGVLLLLKGKTILSLLKLGKIAGPLISMMVSIWAYALISPWQFAVGFVALLFVHEIGHVIAAKRIGLPVSAPLFVPFMGALITMKKQPLDAREEAYVAFGGPILGGIGAAAVFGAAYYYQSPLLFSLAYVGFFLNLINLLPIHPLDGGRIATAVTRWLWLVGLVGGLAVIIYLKSILFSIIWLLFAYDMYKKYISRRTKKQMHAVMKSFLIPIEDLQDQGYLIPGPEHKRELPFTTYSDLNRQQYLGVRWDNLDYYGTTTMPVQSIISKVRIVQLDQLYVDAKLQLKMQCEISFTVFDNDKYYDVPAASRWRYGIAYFVLAGFLGGMMYLVHIVGNVNL, encoded by the coding sequence ATGAGACTTTTGCCGGAAAACAAGCAGGTAAAGAAAAGCTCAGGCATAATGGGATGGCTTGGTAGCGCGGGAGTACTGCTGCTGCTGAAGGGCAAAACTATTCTGTCTCTGCTCAAGCTGGGGAAGATTGCGGGACCGCTGATTTCGATGATGGTGTCTATCTGGGCCTATGCTCTGATCTCACCATGGCAATTTGCAGTGGGCTTCGTTGCCTTATTATTCGTTCATGAGATCGGCCATGTTATCGCCGCTAAGCGGATCGGGCTGCCGGTGAGCGCACCGCTGTTTGTTCCTTTTATGGGTGCATTAATTACGATGAAGAAACAACCGCTGGATGCCAGAGAGGAAGCCTACGTTGCTTTTGGAGGCCCTATTCTGGGGGGCATTGGCGCGGCCGCCGTCTTCGGAGCAGCTTATTATTATCAGAGCCCGCTACTCTTTTCACTGGCTTATGTCGGATTCTTTCTTAACCTGATCAACCTGCTGCCGATTCATCCGCTGGATGGGGGAAGAATTGCAACTGCGGTTACCCGCTGGTTATGGCTGGTAGGTCTGGTTGGAGGTCTGGCAGTGATCATCTATCTGAAATCTATTCTGTTCAGTATTATCTGGCTGTTATTTGCTTATGACATGTACAAGAAATATATCAGCCGGCGCACGAAGAAGCAGATGCATGCGGTTATGAAAAGCTTCCTGATACCGATTGAGGATTTGCAGGATCAAGGGTATCTGATTCCCGGACCTGAGCACAAAAGAGAACTACCTTTTACCACCTACAGTGATTTGAACCGCCAGCAATATCTTGGTGTCCGCTGGGATAATCTGGACTATTACGGTACAACGACTATGCCTGTACAGTCTATTATCAGTAAAGTCCGGATCGTGCAGCTGGACCAGCTGTATGTGGATGCTAAGCTGCAGCTGAAGATGCAGTGTGAGATCAGCTTTACGGTGTTTGATAATGATAAATATTATGATGTGCCGGCCGCGTCACGCTGGAGATATGGTATTGCTTATTTTGTACTCGCTGGCTTTCTCGGCGGCATGATGTACCTTGTGCATATCGTTGGCAATGTAAATCTGTAA
- a CDS encoding MmyB family transcriptional regulator — protein MPDTVPSINTVSPDLNPQWRDIISQLSYPSFITNERSEVLAWNDKAGEVLSDFGKQPASERIMLRLLFLDQGLRRRMLNWEEFALYSVAVFRTYYDMHLHDPWYKDMVVKLCEDSMDFADMWKLHNIQGKKVNRVVIQSLGTNQSVTYDINSVASLADHPCLHICIYTPVAESLESN, from the coding sequence ATGCCGGATACAGTTCCTTCTATTAATACGGTGAGTCCCGATCTGAATCCGCAGTGGCGGGATATTATCAGCCAGCTGTCTTATCCGTCTTTTATTACGAATGAGCGGTCCGAGGTTCTGGCCTGGAATGATAAGGCGGGTGAAGTCCTTAGTGATTTCGGGAAGCAGCCCGCTTCCGAGCGTATTATGCTCCGTCTATTGTTTCTCGATCAGGGGCTGCGCCGCCGGATGCTGAATTGGGAGGAGTTCGCGCTCTACTCAGTAGCTGTGTTCAGAACCTATTATGACATGCATCTGCACGACCCCTGGTACAAAGACATGGTAGTGAAGCTTTGTGAGGACAGTATGGATTTCGCTGACATGTGGAAACTGCACAACATTCAAGGCAAAAAAGTAAATCGTGTAGTCATACAAAGTCTCGGCACGAATCAGTCTGTGACTTATGACATCAACTCTGTGGCAAGTCTGGCCGACCACCCGTGTCTGCATATCTGTATTTATACACCTGTGGCAGAGAGCCTAGAATCGAATTAA
- a CDS encoding aldo/keto reductase, protein MQTRTLGNEGLTVSALGLGTMMMPDNEESVKVIHGALDLGVTLMDTADIYGDFAFQRFGSNERLVGRALKGRRDKAVVATKFGITHTQGPKGDPAYIKKSIDASLYHLGMDYIDLYYQHRPDPNTPIEETIGTLAELVKEGKIRYIGLSEASPELIRRAHAVHPITALQTEYSLWSREVEDEILPLVKELGIGFVPYSPLGRGFLTGQIKSFDDLPLDDYRRHYPRFQGENFARNLEVVSLIVQMAAEKDCAPSQLALAWLLAQGDQLVPIPGTKRLERLQENLGALQVVLSADDLARIERISPQGVAAGGRFPGH, encoded by the coding sequence ATGCAGACAAGAACACTGGGAAACGAAGGACTGACAGTATCGGCTCTGGGACTAGGAACGATGATGATGCCGGACAATGAAGAGTCGGTAAAAGTGATCCATGGGGCACTCGACCTAGGAGTAACCCTGATGGACACAGCGGATATCTATGGAGATTTCGCGTTTCAGCGTTTTGGCAGCAATGAGAGGCTCGTGGGTCGCGCGCTTAAAGGCAGACGGGATAAAGCGGTCGTTGCGACCAAATTTGGCATTACGCATACTCAGGGCCCCAAGGGTGATCCGGCTTATATCAAAAAATCCATAGATGCCAGCTTATATCATCTGGGTATGGATTATATTGATCTGTATTATCAGCACCGTCCTGATCCGAACACACCTATCGAGGAGACTATAGGCACGCTGGCTGAACTGGTCAAGGAAGGAAAGATCCGCTACATTGGCTTATCGGAAGCTTCACCTGAGCTGATACGCCGGGCACATGCGGTACATCCCATCACGGCACTGCAGACAGAATATTCGCTCTGGAGCCGGGAGGTGGAGGATGAAATACTGCCGCTGGTCAAAGAGCTGGGCATCGGATTCGTGCCTTACAGTCCGCTGGGCCGCGGATTTCTGACCGGTCAGATTAAAAGCTTTGACGACCTGCCGCTGGACGATTACCGCCGTCACTACCCGCGGTTCCAGGGAGAGAATTTCGCCAGAAATCTCGAAGTGGTCTCTCTGATCGTGCAGATGGCAGCCGAGAAGGACTGCGCTCCTTCGCAGCTTGCGTTGGCCTGGCTGCTTGCGCAGGGGGATCAACTTGTGCCAATCCCGGGAACCAAGCGGCTGGAGCGGCTACAAGAGAATCTCGGCGCGTTGCAGGTGGTGTTGTCAGCGGATGATCTGGCCCGGATCGAGCGGATCTCCCCGCAGGGTGTTGCAGCCGGAGGGCGCTTTCCCGGCCATTAA
- a CDS encoding DUF3892 domain-containing protein — MMNNERERFIAAQRNGDGDLTKFQTSSGRVLDYQQALQEVQSGSIAGVNAFKGKDGEMYIRGDADGDPTNNLDQLPQF, encoded by the coding sequence GTGATGAACAACGAACGTGAACGCTTTATTGCAGCCCAAAGAAACGGTGATGGTGATCTGACCAAGTTCCAGACCTCTTCCGGCCGTGTGCTGGATTACCAGCAGGCACTTCAGGAGGTTCAGTCCGGGAGTATTGCCGGAGTCAACGCATTCAAAGGAAAAGATGGAGAAATGTATATTCGCGGCGATGCAGATGGAGATCCTACCAACAATCTGGATCAGCTTCCGCAATTTTAA
- the metG gene encoding methionine--tRNA ligase: protein MTNIFIGGAWPYANGSLHLGRLASILPGDILARYHRAKGDAVLYVSGSDCHGTPVAVQAAQEGVSPGEFASRYHQEFADCFRSLGFTYDLYTRTDQEHHHSVVQELFLKLLDNGHLYQKSTLQCYCEQDQRYLPDRYVEGICPVCGQQARGDQCDYCSTILDPVDLLERTCKICGTPPVLRSTLHYYLSLSSFQGALSEYVDSAQGWRDNAVRLTRRYLQEGLQDRAATRDLDWGVDVPVDGFTDKKIYVWIEAVSGYLSASKQWAAGTGNRWEDFWLESTESKDAAYPPITAYYVHGKDNVPFHSLIWPALLLGAGDLHLPDRIFSCEYMTLEGEKFSTSRNWAVWVPDILSRYDPDSIRYFLTANGPEKRDADFSWREFIYSHNSELLGAFGNFVNRSLVFVNKFWNGEVPEGTMDAVWASSINTLYSETGRLIEGGSFKEALEHVFTHIRQANKYFDQQQPWLQIRNDPAACGNTLYTCVQITANLSNLLNPFIPFSCGKIRHFFALEQPLWQPVSVPAHQPVLELELLFERIDIARIGEETERLKSLQRRGGEG, encoded by the coding sequence ATGACAAACATTTTTATCGGAGGGGCTTGGCCGTATGCCAATGGCTCCCTGCACCTGGGCAGGCTTGCGAGTATTCTGCCGGGAGATATCCTGGCCCGCTATCACCGTGCCAAAGGCGACGCTGTGCTGTATGTCTCCGGCAGTGACTGCCACGGCACTCCAGTTGCTGTACAGGCAGCGCAGGAAGGTGTATCCCCTGGTGAATTCGCCAGCAGATATCATCAGGAGTTCGCCGATTGCTTCCGTTCGCTTGGATTCACCTATGACTTATACACCCGGACCGATCAGGAGCATCACCACAGTGTGGTGCAGGAGCTGTTCCTTAAGCTGCTGGATAACGGCCATCTGTACCAGAAGTCTACGCTCCAATGCTACTGTGAGCAGGATCAGCGCTACTTGCCGGACCGCTATGTAGAGGGAATCTGCCCGGTCTGCGGACAGCAGGCCAGGGGTGACCAATGTGATTACTGTTCTACGATACTCGACCCGGTTGACCTGCTGGAGCGTACCTGCAAAATCTGCGGAACCCCTCCGGTGCTGCGTTCCACCCTGCATTATTATTTGTCACTGTCCAGCTTCCAGGGCGCACTTTCAGAATACGTAGATTCTGCGCAAGGCTGGAGAGACAATGCTGTGCGTTTAACCCGCAGATATCTGCAGGAAGGACTGCAGGACCGCGCTGCAACGCGGGATCTGGACTGGGGGGTGGATGTTCCGGTGGACGGCTTCACGGACAAGAAAATCTATGTGTGGATCGAAGCGGTCAGCGGCTATCTGTCCGCCAGCAAGCAGTGGGCTGCCGGGACCGGCAACCGCTGGGAGGATTTCTGGCTGGAATCCACTGAGAGCAAAGACGCCGCGTACCCTCCCATTACGGCCTATTATGTGCATGGCAAGGATAATGTGCCTTTTCACAGCCTGATCTGGCCGGCTCTGCTGCTGGGTGCTGGAGACCTGCATCTGCCGGACCGCATCTTCTCCTGTGAATACATGACGCTGGAAGGGGAGAAATTCTCCACAAGCCGTAACTGGGCCGTCTGGGTGCCGGATATTCTCAGCCGCTACGACCCGGATTCCATCCGGTATTTCCTGACGGCGAACGGTCCTGAGAAACGGGATGCCGACTTCTCGTGGAGAGAATTCATCTACAGCCATAACAGCGAGCTGCTGGGCGCCTTCGGTAATTTCGTTAACCGCAGTCTGGTATTCGTGAATAAGTTCTGGAATGGCGAGGTTCCTGAGGGTACAATGGATGCCGTTTGGGCCAGCAGCATTAATACTCTGTACAGCGAGACCGGGAGACTTATTGAGGGGGGCAGCTTCAAAGAAGCGCTGGAGCATGTCTTCACCCATATCCGCCAGGCCAACAAATATTTCGATCAGCAGCAGCCGTGGCTGCAGATTAGGAATGACCCCGCCGCCTGCGGCAACACGCTGTATACCTGTGTGCAGATCACCGCTAATCTGTCTAATCTGTTGAACCCGTTCATTCCATTCTCCTGCGGCAAGATCAGGCATTTCTTTGCCTTAGAACAGCCTTTATGGCAGCCAGTGTCCGTTCCGGCACATCAGCCGGTGCTGGAGCTGGAATTATTGTTCGAACGGATTGATATCGCGCGGATTGGGGAGGAGACCGAGCGCCTCAAGAGCTTGCAACGCCGTGGCGGCGAGGGCTAG